Within Aphelocoma coerulescens isolate FSJ_1873_10779 chromosome 1A, UR_Acoe_1.0, whole genome shotgun sequence, the genomic segment gctccccagccctcgtcctgctgctccgggggcccttgctccagctcctgcagcagccgagcCATCTCGCGGTCGAGcagctcctcccgctcctgcatTCGCCGGTGCGTGGCctcatccagcccatccccagctggctgggggtactggatcaggctttgcaCGAGCACGAAGAGCAATGACAATAAAGCCATGGTCTGCAAGAGGACACACAGAAGGGGTTCAGTAGGGCCGGAATGGAGGCAGCCGGTGCggggcaggagccacagggatgtggcagcaggaaggagagggcccccggcagctggcaggaggcaaggcCTGCACCGCTGCCCCAGCGAGCACCGAGCCGGAGCAAGGCGCTCCCGccaggggctgggccctgcatgcagggacagaacacacgccccggctgccggcgcttctgccccagccctcccccagcccggcctccCCACCACCTGTGTGCACTCACCGCTTGCCCAGGCTCTACTGGGGGCAACGGCAACCAACGGGGCCTTTTCTAGCtgcccccattgtgacacggcccctgtggtgtcacaggccccagagcgcatcacaggccagccccacccgccatccccagcccgggaactcatcatggccctgggcacccagagcctcaacagacacaaagtgcagacccatcagtcgtgaacctgggaaccccagggcttccctgtacaaagcaggcacaagcacCCTCCCACACAAACCCTTGTCAAATACAAATATGGGTGACAGGACCCCGATACGCTCTCTATATAGGTGCAGGCTTTTACTGATGATTGCAGGCAGATGTTCTTTACTATTAACaataatatttattactttGGCCACAGCCTGTCATACAATACAGGCTAATTTTTAGTTACAGGTTTAGTGAGAAAGCAAGAATTAGAAGCTGCTTgaatgatgcacaggaagtttaaACGTCATCCAATGTTAAGGCCTACCCTTCTTTTACACCAGCACTGTCCTGCCTCACACATCTTTTGTGAGATAAACCCTTTTGGGAGGGTTTCTCTCCTGAATTTAGGAACACTTTCAAAGATCTGTTTATTGTTTGACAAAAGATCACCTACATCCAACTGATGGTTTGCACAGTAGCACAAAAAACCATCCAAACTACTTCTTACGCTAGATGTGGCTGATCAATAGCCTGGCTGAGAAATGGACAAGCCACTGTAACAAGAAATAcaagtttggaaaaggaaaaagaaaagtcctcaAAACACAGAACTCCTGAAGCTTAGCTCGCTCCACTCTAATGTGCTCTCCCTCAATGCCACATAAAGATGTGCTCCTCCTGACACTTGCAGCAACTGGCTTCTCTCTTGCCATTCCGAGAGGAACTCTATTTTGTATAGGGATGTAGATGTGTCTGCATTTAGACGCCATCCTCAGTACAAACCTCCTCCCTTGCTTTTTTCTGACTGGAGATCCTTGCTACTGGATACGATGTTGCTGTTTATTGGGAAGAGTTTCTCTGATGCtgatcacagcacagcacagcaggagctcCCTTTTTGCTCTCTTGAGCTACTCAAATTCCTCTTGGGTGATCTCTGAAATACTCTTTATCAGCTGAGGGCTGACAAAACACAGAATATCTGATTAATcacccttctcttctccagccatGACACAAGAGCCGGGTGCACtcagaaaacagttttctgaaccATCCTATATAATAACAATCAATTCCTTATAATTTCTGCCATCTAGATGAGGTCGCCATtgaacagctccatgtcccaaGTGGTacccagcagggagggaagcagaggaagacaGGATCACAGCAGCCACTGATCAGTCATTCACAGGCATCATCACAAAGAAAGACGAGAGAATCAGGAATTTCACAGGCTACTGTGTTTCAGCAGCGCATATCATCCTCCTCTTTTTAAATCTCTACTGATCACTACCTTCCAGTCCCTTCACAGTGCTCTCCTAATCCACAGGAGTAACTAAGATGCAGAATgtaaggaaaaatttcttctgacctccagtcacctgaGAATCAAGCAGGTAAGAGAAAATCTCCACGCTACTCTAAGGAAGATGTTTTATCAACTCACCTGTAGCTAAAGCTATTCAGAAAGCCCACACTACCAGACCCAGAGTGGTAAAGAGCCTATTCATTTGCTGaccctggagaaaaggcagctttaaacaaactctgccactcccactctctctccctAGAACTTCAGGTTGAGACGCCTAGGACcaactaaagaaaaaagccatttcattCATGCCCTGCTCAAGCATTTCACACCCTCTTGTCCCTCCCAATCTACCAGCcagtcaaacacagaaaaagcaagagaCCCGTGGTAGGCTTCCAGTGGAAATACTggcaaaatcttcttggactgcATTATTTGAAGGACCTGAGGTCAACTCACTGACCGTGAATGACTTTTACTGCTCCACTTAGCCtaccagctcagctcagctcagctcagctcagctcagctcagcagcctcccagctacCTTTAGCTGcataagcacatgacctgcAATCAGAAAGGCGTGAAtcttccttaggaaggaaacaGTCACGGGGAATGAAGAGTGGAGATTAGTCCACGCTCTGAGGAACAGGCAACAGCAACCAAACACTCTGGCAATAGCTTGTGTCTAGAAGCTCTCTACCTTCCAATCCACCTCAAGGCTTTGGGACTTGTGCTGACTTGCACAAAGGAACCcactccaccctgcagcagtgggctccttctttccagcctggatggagGCATGTCCTGTATTTTGCAAGCATGTCCAGGTATTCAGAATGGAACATGCTGATCATGATTAGCACCTTAAGGCACGCAGCTCTTCCCTTCTCAAAGAATGCTTTGTGAAATGATAGGCAGTGCTATCCCCACCTTTCCAAACAAATTACCCTCCTTCTATTGCACTTGCCTTCAAAATACTGCCACTTCTTCATTTCAGACTATGCTTCCCTCAGAAGGATGCACAAAAGGTTAGAGTAGTTGCAAGCACCCGCACCTGCAATTTTCAACTAACTGCGTCTTCAGAAAGGCTTCTGACAACAGGCCATTCTCTGGACATGAACACGGCAACGCTGAGGCAAGATAAATGACTTTGCTACATCTTACAGCCCAGATGTCTATGGCCAGAGAAGACACCAGCAGGTTGTCCTGATACTTCTGCTCATCCTCTCTGGTAGCAGCTGTACAGAGAACAACACAGTTTTAAATTCTAACTCAGTTTGTGCTCCACTGATGAACGGAAACAGAAGTAAGGGAAAGGGACTTTTCTTCGGAGCAAATGTGAGTTTTCTGTGGATTTCAGTGTCCAGGATTTAAACCGCTAAGGGGTCTTCTTCAGTAAATCCAAAGGACAATTGGCTACAGAAACCTGTATCTGATACTACTGATAAGCGCTGACAGTTCTCTGGCTGTGACTCATTTCATTCAAACCTGCTTTCTCCGAATGCACATCTGACAGCAGGACTTGCTCCATTCAGCCTGCAGCAGTTCCACAGGAAAGATGTTGTGAAATTGGCCACACATCTTCGCAACACTTCCACTTCAACGTTTTTCCCACTATGTTCAAATGTATTTCTCAGCTTCCTAAGGAGTGCAGTGTCCGTAACAAAGGAGGCGAGAGTTTCATGCAGAAATGGAGAGACCTTGAACCGCAGTGGCCGGAACAACTCTGGTGTAATACCAGTGCCAGATGGCATGGGCATGAAAAGCACACTCACATCAATACGAACAGGCTTAGGAGAGACACAGAGCCCGCAGGGTGAGGTATTCCCAAAGAAGGGGAATTGACAGTGCAAAGGAGAGTTAATACCAACCAGGTGCTCAGTTACTTTATCAGAGCTCCCCTGTTTTCAAGGCCTGAAAGAACAGCTCAGTGCCAGAAAGACATCCAGATCATTTGGCCATGCTTGCTCTTATGGAACACTGTTTTCAATTTCCATCCTAGTGGGGTTGCATACTACTGACCAGTTAAAACCAGCACCTGAGCTACACAACAGTGTTTCAGTGGCAACACTGGACAGCTGTAGGTtctgcccttcccctctcccagcatgctcctcagacacacagcacACTTGCACATGCACCAAAACTCACAGCCACACCCACAGTTTGACCACCTGCAATAGTTTTGGCCCTGGCCAATCTAGCCCTGGGTGGATTGTGCAACAAGAAGCCATGGGGGCCGTGCTTCTCCCCGAATCCAAGCATCGCCCCAGAGGCCACACAAGCTGTGCGGTCAGGCCGTAAGGCTCAATGGCACACAGAGATCAAGTCCTACCCACTGAGAGCACACGTCCTTGTGGAAGGGACTGATGAGAGACTGGAGCTGGGGCAAGGGACAGGGCAGGTCTCTGCAGctgggggcagaggagaggggaacaGAGTGGGTGGGTGTGtttggggagaagggagcaagGAGGGTGTTCTCCTCCTTCCACAAGCTGGGCCAaaggggctgtggtgggagtgatgccttttcctggtcttaaaatcaagaatcatacccggttagaaggggaaaagggattttaccttggtatttattttaaggatccttaggtgcacacgtccaggtcatatgcatcgagatgcgcCCCaccgagtgtgtgtgtgtgtttgtgtccccaacattaggtataacattataggttttactaattagcatatctatccaagattccccaatgagaggctcaagtgagcccccctccccaaggatccTTCcactggatggttctatcttggtttacagaatgtgttctggagaggaccttggggtctggggcacaccgatccctaactacgaagcttctaaaatgttgagtctcttagcttgacaaacaagtccaagaatgtaggcaaaacccactaagaatacagaagttgtaaaaggtataataggggtataaaagaaaaggcaaaaaatcttcatggcatcaggagcagtgcctgcccagcagaggaagcaaaaggcagggagctcagcgAGCACAGTTCCCTCTCAGTGGAACAGCGAGTTCTGCTGTTGGCAGCGATCCTCCTCTGGGAGgtccctgcctgctctcctcACTCTTGCCTGCTTGTTCCTGGCCCCTCAGAGGACTTCCCTCTCTGACGTGGGCCACAGCAGCTTTCTTTCCCATGCTCTCAATGAGGAGGGGCAGGTTTTaagcagcactgggaggatTAATTAATATTTGAGCTGTTTCAACCATCATGACTTCTGGTTGCATTCATGAGACAAAATTAATAGCCTGGCTCTAGAGTGTTGCAGAAATGCAATACCGAGATGTGACTGCTGGACACAATCACCGCTTGAGTCACTTTGTCATTTTTTCAGGTAGCTGCAATGGATGGACATTCTCTAAGAACCATTGGGTTAAATACAAAGAAGGACACTTTTCAGGCAATTTGAGaaacttctctccttttattatttcttcaaaCATACATATGTAGATATTACTGAAGGGCAGCTATACCAGAGTAGCTCAACTGCCTAAACTAAGGGTAACTGGGCAATAATCTCACACTAACAATCCTAAAGGACCTCTTGACGCGATGATGATGAAACTAGTTCCTATTAGGAAAACTTGGACTACCTATTCTCCTATGGTAAAGTGAGTTAAAACTATTATCTTCACTTCCACAGACTGAGATGAACTACATCTTTACAAAACCATTATAAAGTACATACAGGTCACTGAAAAAACTACACTAATTTTCTAACAGGCTCGGTTTTGGTCTTCCAGGTGTGCCAGGCAACCTCTCAGCATCAGTGTCTTCCGTGAGGATGTGCAGGTGGAGCCAGTTTCTGCCTTACAGACTTTGGGCAATATTGCAACAGCACCGTCATGACTGGAAGGTGAAGGGCAAGGCAACGCAGAGATGTGTGTCTGCACGGTGAATCCATGTGCCGCAGCATCTTCCATCCatgggagcaggaaagcagcttcaggattgccagtgaaaaaagcaagaatgaTGCCGTGCTCACGTGGCTGCCATCGGgtgtgagcccccccagcacagctctgtgcagggaattcctctcagaggctggagagcagcgtcCAGAGGCGGAATCGCAGCTGACCATAAGCTTGCATCGCCTCCGCGTGGGCGGCCGGATCTCGGGCCAGGTGCTCAAAGAGGTTGAGCGGCTCGACCGTTCGCATTGCCGGCGGCAAGCTGATCTCCGCAGGAAGCCTCTTGTTGCCCAGGACAAAGTGCTCCAGGCGTTTCAACTGCAGGCAGCGGCGCAGGTATGCCATGATGTCCCACAGCCGCCGCTCAAATTCCCTCCTGCGCCACTTGGACAGCGGTACGGTGGTCAGCACGTGCATGACCACAGTCTTCCAGGTCGAGCTGGAAAAACCTGTGCCCCTCAGGATGtaggtgaagagctgcaggcatttcaggtgcaagctctcacacggcacctgcctggccacgtgctggaagaattttgcctctgccacagcgtaCGTCTCAGGCCACGCTGTGCTTGCGATGGACTCGGCCTTGGCGGGCCggctgctcacagagctgctggagccgcctttctgggcctctgtgggctggctgACCACAAAGATGTCGGAGTCCCCGTGGCGCACCCCAAACAGCATCTCCACCatcaggctctccttgcctttgCTCAGCCGGAATTGGCAGGAccggctgcagggctgaaacaccAAGTGCCACGAGTACGactgaggcaaatgcagccacGAGCATCTCACCAGCTGGTAGAACCAGTGGGAGGTTTTCTCCACGTCCAGGTAGGAGCCAGTGCAGAGTGTCTCTAGGaggctgggcttctgcttcCGCCGCAGCTCCTTCTGCGagtggtgcaggaagcacaacagcttctcgcccagctgctccctctcgcacgtgcacaccagctccacacggacgcagaaggtccttgctgccatctgcccggcactgttcagctccaggtggaaggCGTGTCCCGGCGGGGGATTCAGTGGGACCAGCATGCGGTACACCACATCCTGCTCACGGGGACTCCAACCCTcaaaggcactgcccaccccgaTGGCTTCTTGAGGCACCGGGTAGAAACTATTGCTCACGCTGTCAGTAAAGACACGCGTGAAGCTCTCCATCAGCTCCGCTGCCACTGAGCGACCTCTCTCCACGTCCTCGACAGGACACTGTATGCGATCCACTAAAAGGATCCCTCGCTTATTCCCAACGTCCCGGgtgtcttcttcctcttcagttCCACCACGGCTGCCTTTGTCCTTGCCATCACCGCGGccttctttttcactggcagccacatttccaccttcttcttcttttccatcttcattcttcttgcctttcacattcgcatccctgttttcctgatccTTCCCATTCCGATCACTGGTTCTGTGTTCACTGGAATGCCTGTCTTCCTTCACCTTCACATTGTTGCTGTCTCCTTCACTTGCTTTATCAGCACCTTCTTCAGTTGAAGCAACATTgccgtgctcctctccatttccatcttcatttttttctcccttcatatCGGCAGCACTGCCTTTCTCATCTTTGTCTCCATCATTGCCTTCTTCGTTTCCAACgtcattcttttcttcctcagttGCAGCAAAACCACAATGGTCTACTGCATTCCCACcatcactgctgtcttcctgtCCTGTCCAATCACTGCTTCTTTGCTCACCGGcatcactgctttcctccaccTTCAGATCcgcattttctccctttccatctCCCTCGTATTGACCTTCTTTTACATCATCATTGTTGCCGGCCTTCGTATTTGCATCaatggttttttcttcatttccatctcctccttctttcttttcagcatcATGGTCTGGTTCCACCTGcacatccttgttttctccttcatttgcttCAGCATGGCCTTCTTTATCTCGAGCAACATTGCCAGgttcttcttcatttccttcagCAGTGTTGCCTCCTGGCACATTCCCACCACTCCGTCCTTCATCTTTCTTTAAGTCACAGGCATCTTCATTCTTCACATTTTGGTCTTCCTTCACCTTCACATCTTCATTTCCTTCACTGGCATCATCTTCCTCTCCTTCATctgcagccacaggactgccttctccttcattttcatTACCGCTGTCATCTGCCTCCACGGTCATATTATGGTTTTCTCCATCTTCCTTTGAATCAATAGTGTCTTCTTgctgttcttttcctctctcctctcctagggtcttgcaggagctctggtccttgccgctgctgttgGCTTCGCGGCTCTTTCTCCTGCAGCTAAACCACAGgcccaagaggagcaggagtccagcaagagcccagaatggccactgctgcagggcaccaaagagcagggctccccagccctcgtcctgctgctccgggggcccttgctccagctcctgcagcagccgagcCATCTCGCGGTCGAGcagctcctcccgctcctgcatTCGCCGGTGCGTGGCctcatccagcccatccccagctggctgggggtactggatcaggctttgcaCGAGCACGAAGAGCAATGACAATAAAGCCATGGTCTGCAAGAGGACACACAGAAGGGGTTCAGTAGGGCCGGAATGGAGGCAGCCGGTGCggggcaggagccacagggatgtggcagcaggaaggagagggcccccggcagctggcaggaggcaaggcCTGCACCGCTGCCCCAGCGAGCACCGAGCCGGAGCAAGGCGCTCCCGccaggggctgggccctgcatgcagggacagaacacacgccccggctgccggcgcttctgccccagccctcccccagcccggcctccCCACCACCTGTGTGCACTCACCGCTTGCCCAGGCTCTACTGGCGGCAACGGCAACCAACGGGGCCTTTTCTAGCtgcccccattgtgacacggcccctgtggtgtcacaggccccagagcgcatcacaggccagccccacccgccatccccagcccgggaactcatcatggccctgggcacccagagcctcaacagacacaaagtgcagacccatcagtcgtgaacctgggaaccccagggcttccctgtacaaagcaggcacaagcacCCTCCCACACAAACCCTTGTCAAATACAAATATGGGTGACAGGACCCCGATACGCTCTCTATATAGGTGCAGGCTTTTACTGATGATTGCAGGCAGATGTTCTTTACTATTAACaataatatttattactttGGCCACAGCCTGTCATACAATACAGGCTAATTTTTAGTTACAGGTTTAGTGAGAAAGCAAGAATTAGAAGCTGCTTgaatgatgcacaggaagtttaaACGTCATCCAATGTTAAGGCCTACCCTTCTTTTACACCAGCACTGTCCTGCCTCACACATCTTTTGTGAGATAAACCCTTTTGGGAGGGTTTCTCTCCTGAATTTAGGAACACTTTCAAAGATCTGTTTATTGTTTGACAAAAGATCACCTACATCCAACTGATGGTTTGCACAGTAGCACAAAAAACCATCCAAACTACTTCTTACGCTAGATGTGGCTGATCAATAGCCTGGCTGAGAAATGGACAAGCCACTGTAACAAGAAATAcaagtttggaaaaggaaaaagaaaagtcctcaAAACACAGAACTCCTGAAGCTTAGCTCGCTCCACTCTAATGTGCTCTCCCTCAATGCCACATAAAGATGTGCTCCTCCTGACACTTGCAGCAACTGGCTTCTCTCTTGCCATTCCGAGAGGAACTCTATTTTGTATAGGGATGTAGATGTGTCTGCATTTAGACGCCATCCTCAGTACAAACCTCCTCCCTTGCTTTTTTCTGACTGGAGATCCTTGCTACTGGATACGATGTTGCTGTTTATTGGGAAGAGTTTCTCTGATGCtgatcacagcacagcacagcaggagctcCCTTTTTGCTCTCTTGAGCTACTCAAATTCCTCTTGGGTGATCTCTGAAATACTCTTTATCAGCTGAGGGCTGACAAAACACAGAATATCTGATTAATcacccttctcttctccagccatGACACAAGAGCCGGGTGCACtcagaaaacagttttctgaaccATCCTATATAATAACAATCAATTCCTTATAATTTCTGCCATCTAGATGAGGTCGCCATtgaacagctccatgtcccaaGTGGTacccagcagggagggaagcagaggaagacaGGATCACAGCAGCCACTGATCAGTCATTCACAGGCATCATCACAAAGAAAGACGAGAGAATCAGGAATTTCACAGGCTACTGTGTTTCAGCAGCGCATATCATCCTCCTCTTTTTAAATCTCTACTGATCACTACCTTCCAGTCCCTTCACAGTGCTCTCCTAATCCACAGGAGTAACTAAGATGCAGAATgtaaggaaaaatttcttctgacctccagtcacctgaGAATCAAGCAGGTAAGAGAAAATCTCCACGCTACTCTAAGGAAGATGTTTTATCAACTCACCTGTAGCTAAAGCTATTCAGAAAGCCCACACTACCAGACCCAGAGTGGTAAAGAGCCTATTCATTTGCTGaccctggagaaaaggcagctttaaacaaactctgccactcccactctctctccctAGAACTTCAGGTTGAGACGCCTAGGACcaactaaagaaaaaagccatttcattCATGCCCTGCTCAAGCATTTCACACCCTCTTGTCCCTCCCAATCTACCAGCcagtcaaacacagaaaaagcaagagaCCCGTGGTAGGCTTCCAGTGGAAATACTggcaaaatcttcttggactgcATTATTTGAAGGACCTGAGGTCAACTCACTGACCGTGAATGACTTTTACTGCTCCACTTAGCCtaccagctcagctcagctcagctcagctcagctcagctcagcagcctcccagctacCTTTAGCTGcataagcacatgacctgcAATCAGAAAGGCGTGAAtcttccttaggaaggaaataGTCACGGGGAATGAAGAGTGGAGATTAGTCCACGCTCTGAGGAACAGGCAACAGCAACCAAACACTCTGGCAATAGCTTGTGTCTAGAAGCTCTCTACCTTCCAATCCACCTCAAGGCTTTGGGACTTGTGCTGACTTGCACAAAGGAACCcactccaccctgcagcagtgggctccttctttccagcctggatggagGCATGTCCTGTATTTTGCAAGCATGTCCAGGTATTCAGAATGGAACATGCTGATCATGATTAGCACCTTAAGGCACGCAGCTCTTCCCTTCTCAAAGAATGCTTTGTGAAATGATAGGCAGTGCTATCCCCACCTTTCCAAACAAATTACCCTCCTTCTATTGCACTTGCCTTCAAAATACTGCCACTTCTTCATTTCAGACTATGCTTCCCTCAGAAGGATGCACAAAAGGTTAGAGTAGTTGCAAGCACCCGCACCTGCAATTTTCAACTAACTGCGTCTTCAGAAAGGCTTCTGACAACAGGCCATTCTCTGGACATGAACACGGCAACGCTGAGGCAAGATAAATGACTTTGCTACATCTTACAGCCCAGATGTCTATGGCCAGAGAAGACACCAGCAGGTTGTCCTGATACTTCTGCTCATCCTCTCTGGTAGCAGCTGTACAGAGAACAACACAGTTTTAAATTCTAACTCAGTTTGTGCTCCACTGATGAACGGAAACAGAAGTAAGGGAAAGGGACTTTTCTTCGGAGCAAATGTGAGTTTTCTGTGGATTTCAGTGTCCAGGATTTAAACCGCTAAGGGGTCTTCTTCAGTAAATCCAAAGGACAATTGGCTACAGAAACCTGTATCTGATACTACTGATAAGCGCTGACAGTTCTCTGGCTGTGACTCATTTCATTCAAACCTGCTTTCTCCGAATGCACATCTGACAGCAGGACTTGCTCCATTCAGCCTGCAGCAGTTCCACAGGAAAGATGTTGTGAAATTGGCCACACATCTTCGCAACACTTCCACTTCAACGTTTTTCCCACTATGTTCAAATGTATTTCTCAGCTTCCTAAGGAGTGCAGTGTCCGTAACAAAGGAGGCGAGAGTTTCATGCAGAAATGGAGAGACCTTGAACCGCAGTGGCCGGAACAACTCTGGTGTAATACCAGTGCCAGATGGCATGGGCATGAAAAGCACACTCACATCAATACGAACAGGCTTAGGAGAGACACAGAGCCCGCAGGGTGAGGTATTCCCAAAGAAGGGGAATTGACAGTGCAAAGGAGAGTTAATACCAACCAGGTGCTCAGTTACTTTATCAGAGCTCCCCTGTTTTCAAGGCCTGAAAGAACAGCTCAGTGCCAGAAAGACATCCAGATCATTTGGCCATGCTTGCTCTTATGGAACACTGTTTTCAATTTCCATCCTAGTGGGGTTGCATACTACTGACCAGTTAAAACCAGCACCTGAGCTACACAACAGTGTTTCAGTGGCAACACTGGACAGCTGTAGGTtctgcccttcccctctcccagcatgctcctcagacacacag encodes:
- the LOC138104456 gene encoding inositol 1,4,5-trisphosphate receptor-interacting protein-like 1, which gives rise to MKGEKNEDGNGEEHGNVASTEEGADKASEGDSNNVKVKEDRHSSEHRTSDRNGKDQENRDANVKGKKNEDGKEEEGGNVAASEKEGRGDGKDKGSRGGTEEEEDTRDVGNKRGILLVDRIQCPVEDVERGRSVAAELMESFTRVFTDSVSNSFYPVPQEAIGVGSAFEGWSPREQDVVYRMLVPLNPPPGHAFHLELNSAGQMAARTFCVRVELVCTCEREQLGEKLLCFLHHSQKELRRKQKPSLLETLCTGSYLDVEKTSHWFYQLVRCSWLHLPQSYSWHLVFQPCSRSCQFRLSKGKESLMVEMLFGVRHGDSDIFVVSQPTEAQKGGSSSSVSSRPAKAESIASTAWPETYAVAEAKFFQHVARQVPCESLHLKCLQLFTYILRGTGFSSSTWKTVVMHVLTTVPLSKWRRREFERRLWDIMAYLRRCLQLKRLEHFVLGNKRLPAEISLPPAMRTVEPLNLFEHLARDPAAHAEAMQAYGQLRFRLWTLLSSL